Proteins encoded within one genomic window of Thermodesulfobacteriota bacterium:
- a CDS encoding SIMPL domain-containing protein (The SIMPL domain is named for its presence in mouse protein SIMPL (signalling molecule that associates with mouse pelle-like kinase). Bacterial member BP26, from Brucella, was shown to assemble into a channel-like structure, while YggE from E. coli has been associated with resistance to oxidative stress.), which translates to MGDRSALATAAAALALAAAVALAGWFVGDGLYRARKSDRYVSVKGFAEREVPANLALWPIVFSVTANDLGTLQRQVDEGTAKIRAFLGPAFGPEEISAGAPRITDREAQGMISPERPGPRYVAEAVVTVRTSKIGAVRETLARSGELVGRGVALIRSYEYNTQYLFTDLESIKPPMIAEATQDARRAAEQFARDSGSRVGGIRNAQQGLFSVEDRDSFSPEVKKVRVVTTVQFFLED; encoded by the coding sequence ATGGGGGATCGGAGTGCTCTCGCGACCGCCGCCGCTGCGCTCGCCCTTGCCGCGGCCGTGGCCCTGGCCGGCTGGTTCGTCGGGGACGGGCTCTACCGCGCCCGCAAGAGCGATCGGTACGTGTCGGTGAAGGGGTTCGCGGAGCGGGAGGTCCCCGCGAACCTGGCGCTGTGGCCCATCGTCTTCTCCGTCACGGCCAACGACCTCGGCACGCTCCAGCGGCAGGTGGACGAGGGCACGGCGAAGATCCGGGCGTTCCTCGGGCCCGCCTTCGGCCCCGAGGAGATCTCGGCCGGGGCGCCGCGCATCACGGACCGGGAGGCCCAGGGGATGATCAGCCCCGAGCGGCCGGGGCCCCGGTATGTTGCCGAGGCGGTCGTGACGGTGCGGACCTCTAAGATCGGCGCGGTGCGGGAGACCCTGGCGCGCTCGGGCGAGCTGGTGGGCCGGGGGGTGGCGCTGATTCGCAGCTACGAGTACAACACCCAGTACCTCTTCACCGACCTCGAGTCCATCAAACCTCCCATGATCGCTGAGGCCACCCAAGATGCCCGGCGCGCGGCCGAGCAATTCGCCCGGGACTCGGGCAGCCGCGTGGGCGGGATCCGCAACGCCCAGCAGGGACTGTTCAGCGTGGAGGACCGAGACTCCTTCTCCCCGGAGGTGAAGAAGGTCCGCGTGGTCACCACCGTGCAGTTCTTCCTCGAGGACTGA
- a CDS encoding PPC domain-containing DNA-binding protein, producing MLIKRVRPKDVLLGRLQRGDDLLEALTALVRQEGVRLGRLEALGAVEKARVGYYDQEAYEYRYLDFDQDMEILALVGNVSLRDGQPMVHAHLTLGDAQGRAFGGHLVPGTRVFACELAIEVLEGAELHRGHDEATRLPLWTE from the coding sequence ATGCTCATCAAGCGGGTACGCCCGAAAGACGTCCTGCTGGGACGGCTCCAGCGGGGAGACGACCTCCTGGAGGCCCTGACGGCCCTGGTGCGGCAGGAGGGGGTCCGCCTGGGGCGCCTCGAGGCCCTGGGGGCCGTGGAGAAGGCGCGGGTGGGGTATTACGATCAGGAGGCCTACGAGTATCGCTACCTGGACTTCGACCAGGACATGGAAATTCTCGCCCTGGTCGGCAACGTCTCCCTGCGGGACGGCCAGCCCATGGTCCACGCCCACCTCACCCTGGGCGACGCCCAGGGCCGGGCCTTCGGCGGGCACCTGGTCCCCGGCACCCGGGTCTTCGCCTGCGAGCTCGCCATCGAGGTCCTGGAGGGCGCGGAGCTCCACCGGGGCCACGACGAGGCGACGCGGCTGCCCCTGTGGACCGAATGA
- a CDS encoding nicotinate phosphoribosyltransferase — MEARNDLALLTDLYELTMAAAYHRRGMFAPATFSLFIREYPPNRGFLVSAGLEDVLAYLESFGFSPSDLAYLEGLGLFSRDFLGYLEGVRFTGDVVALGEGRVFFRDEPILEVTAPIIEAQLVETFVLNAVNLQTAIATKAARCVHAARGRSLVDFSLRRTHGPDAGLRVARASYLAGFWGTSNVLAGKRYGIPVAGTMAHSFVTSFEDETEAFRAFAETFPQNTVLLVDTYDTVAGARKAAAVGREMKARGERLRGVRLDSGDMAALSRQVRQVLREEGLGDATIFASGGFDEFKIARALAGGAEIDAFGVGTKMGVSADAPYNDIAYKLVQYDGRPVLKLSAGKVTLAGEKQIFREVREGRLAGDTLALRGETLPGEPLLRPVLAGGTRTGPPEPLGVARERLLAELSRLPEAHKALEGPEPFPVSLSPALRDSQEQVVHHVREKELGES; from the coding sequence ATGGAGGCGCGAAACGACCTGGCCCTGCTGACCGACCTCTATGAGCTCACCATGGCGGCGGCCTACCACCGAAGGGGGATGTTCGCGCCGGCCACCTTCAGCCTCTTCATCCGGGAGTATCCTCCGAACCGGGGGTTCCTGGTGAGCGCGGGGCTGGAGGACGTGCTCGCCTACCTGGAGTCCTTTGGCTTCTCCCCTTCGGACCTCGCCTATCTGGAAGGGCTGGGGCTTTTCTCCCGGGACTTTCTGGGCTACCTGGAGGGGGTGCGCTTCACCGGCGACGTGGTGGCCCTGGGGGAGGGGCGGGTCTTCTTTCGGGACGAGCCCATCCTGGAGGTCACGGCGCCCATCATCGAGGCGCAGCTCGTGGAGACCTTCGTGCTCAACGCCGTGAACCTCCAGACCGCCATCGCCACCAAGGCGGCCCGGTGCGTCCACGCGGCCCGGGGGCGCAGCCTCGTGGACTTCTCCCTGCGGCGCACCCACGGCCCGGATGCGGGGCTCCGGGTGGCGCGGGCGAGCTACCTGGCCGGGTTCTGGGGCACGAGCAACGTGCTGGCCGGCAAGCGTTACGGCATCCCGGTGGCGGGCACCATGGCCCATTCCTTCGTGACGAGCTTCGAGGACGAGACCGAGGCCTTCCGGGCCTTTGCGGAAACCTTTCCCCAAAACACCGTGCTCCTCGTCGACACCTACGACACCGTGGCCGGCGCCCGCAAGGCGGCGGCCGTGGGCCGCGAGATGAAGGCACGAGGCGAGCGGCTGCGCGGGGTGCGGCTCGACAGCGGAGACATGGCCGCCCTGAGCCGGCAGGTCCGGCAGGTGCTGCGGGAGGAAGGGCTCGGCGACGCCACGATCTTCGCCAGCGGCGGCTTCGACGAATTCAAGATTGCCCGGGCCCTGGCCGGGGGGGCCGAGATCGACGCCTTCGGGGTGGGCACCAAGATGGGGGTCTCCGCCGACGCGCCGTACAACGACATCGCCTACAAGCTCGTCCAGTACGACGGCCGCCCGGTGCTCAAGCTCAGCGCGGGAAAGGTGACCCTGGCCGGGGAGAAGCAGATCTTCCGCGAGGTCCGGGAGGGCCGCCTCGCGGGGGACACGCTGGCCCTGCGCGGCGAGACCCTGCCGGGCGAGCCGCTCCTGCGCCCGGTCCTGGCAGGAGGAACGCGCACCGGGCCCCCGGAGCCCCTGGGCGTGGCCCGGGAGCGGCTGCTCGCCGAGCTCTCCCGGCTTCCCGAGGCCCACAAGGCCCTGGAGGGTCCGGAGCCCTTTCCCGTCTCCCTGAGCCCCGCGCTGCGGGACAGCCAGGAGCAGGTCGTCCACCACGTGCGGGAAAAGGAGCTCGGGGAGAGCTGA
- a CDS encoding MBL fold metallo-hydrolase, whose translation MDAFPRELAPGLWVLGDPYTNVYLARGGRRSALIEAGISAGVDAVLQQLAALGAKPGAIVVPHPHADHVTGLPGLRERFPAAEVLAGLGAAAFLAHPRAAAAAVAEDRHLWEFYRRAGLSPGRLPLDAAPSLEGCRTVADGEALDLGGLTLRFLAVGGHAPGQLAVHLPEAGALAVSDALGFRFPGRGFLPVYFTSLAEHLATLDRLEALVPQILCPAHLGPLAGEEAREAFGDARAATHRLAARVRVNRHRLEAFAEELFQEIYTGEFRMYTEANIRNCVALLLRRSLEGEAAAQGRGPAPQTR comes from the coding sequence ATGGACGCCTTTCCGCGCGAACTAGCCCCGGGCCTCTGGGTGCTCGGCGACCCCTATACGAACGTCTACCTGGCGCGGGGAGGCCGCCGGTCCGCTCTCATCGAGGCGGGCATCTCGGCCGGGGTGGACGCGGTACTGCAACAACTCGCCGCCCTCGGAGCGAAGCCGGGCGCGATCGTGGTGCCCCATCCCCACGCGGACCACGTGACGGGCCTGCCGGGGCTCCGGGAGCGGTTTCCCGCCGCGGAGGTCCTGGCGGGCCTCGGGGCCGCAGCGTTTCTGGCCCATCCCCGCGCCGCCGCGGCCGCCGTGGCCGAGGATCGGCACCTGTGGGAGTTCTACCGGCGCGCGGGGCTCTCCCCGGGGCGGCTGCCCCTGGACGCGGCACCCTCCCTGGAGGGGTGCCGGACCGTGGCCGACGGGGAAGCTCTGGACCTGGGGGGGCTCACCCTGCGCTTCCTCGCGGTGGGCGGCCACGCCCCCGGGCAGCTCGCCGTGCACCTGCCGGAGGCCGGGGCCCTGGCCGTCTCCGACGCCCTGGGGTTTCGCTTCCCGGGGCGGGGCTTCCTTCCCGTCTACTTCACCTCCCTGGCCGAGCACCTGGCCACCCTCGACCGGCTGGAAGCCCTGGTGCCCCAAATCCTGTGCCCGGCCCACCTGGGGCCGCTGGCCGGGGAGGAGGCGCGGGAGGCCTTTGGGGATGCCCGGGCAGCCACCCACCGCCTGGCGGCCCGGGTGCGGGTCAACCGCCACCGCCTCGAGGCCTTCGCCGAGGAGCTCTTCCAAGAGATCTACACCGGCGAGTTTCGCATGTACACCGAAGCCAACATCCGCAACTGCGTGGCCCTGCTCTTGCGGCGCAGCCTGGAGGGCGAGGCCGCCGCGCAGGGCCGTGGGCCTGCACCCCAGACCCGGTGA
- a CDS encoding sensor domain-containing diguanylate cyclase — translation MERQPVLAPVSGTEAAPLPAEGFCRDLVENLFDGVYFVDLERRITYWNRGAERITGYRAEEVIGSRCADNLLVHVDESGVQLCREGCPLEATCRDGRLREARVFLRHRGGHRVPVLVRASPIRDGQGRIIGAAEVFSDVSAQAEAQWRAEELEKLALLDHLTGAANRRYMEILLAARLGELERYGWPLGVLFADVDRFKELNDAFGHAAGDRTLALVARTLASGARSFDVVGRWGGEEFLVLLVNVTGAELEEIAERLRLLVESSRLPIASGDLHLTVSIGATLAVPGDTPEALVGRADALMYRSKHGGRNRVTTDLGTQGTG, via the coding sequence GTGGAACGACAACCGGTTCTGGCCCCTGTGAGCGGCACCGAGGCCGCGCCGCTGCCCGCGGAGGGCTTTTGCCGGGACCTGGTCGAAAACCTCTTCGACGGGGTCTACTTCGTGGACCTGGAGCGCCGCATTACGTACTGGAACCGCGGCGCCGAGCGCATCACGGGGTACCGGGCAGAGGAGGTGATCGGTTCCCGGTGCGCGGACAACCTGCTGGTGCACGTGGACGAGTCCGGCGTGCAGCTCTGCCGGGAAGGCTGCCCCCTGGAGGCCACCTGCCGGGACGGCCGCCTCCGGGAAGCGCGCGTCTTCCTGCGCCACCGGGGGGGCCACCGGGTGCCGGTGCTGGTGCGGGCATCCCCCATCCGCGACGGGCAGGGCCGCATCATCGGGGCGGCCGAGGTCTTCTCCGACGTCTCCGCCCAGGCCGAGGCCCAATGGCGGGCCGAGGAGCTCGAAAAGCTCGCCCTCCTGGACCACCTCACCGGCGCCGCCAATCGGCGCTACATGGAAATCCTGCTCGCGGCCAGGCTGGGGGAGCTGGAGCGGTACGGATGGCCGCTCGGGGTCCTCTTTGCCGACGTGGACCGTTTCAAGGAGCTCAACGACGCCTTCGGCCACGCCGCGGGAGACCGGACCCTGGCCCTGGTGGCGCGGACCCTGGCGTCGGGCGCCCGCTCCTTCGACGTGGTGGGGCGCTGGGGGGGCGAGGAGTTTCTCGTGCTCCTGGTCAACGTCACCGGAGCCGAGCTGGAGGAAATCGCCGAGCGCCTGCGGCTGCTCGTGGAGAGCTCGCGCCTGCCGATTGCCTCGGGGGACCTTCACCTCACGGTCTCCATCGGCGCCACCCTCGCGGTCCCCGGCGATACGCCCGAGGCGCTGGTCGGGCGCGCCGACGCCCTCATGTACCGGAGCAAGCACGGCGGTCGCAACCGCGTCACCACCGACCTGGGGACCCAGGGTACAGG
- a CDS encoding toxin yields MKRFVWSDEKNALLQETRGVSFEAVVFHIERGDVLDILGHPNPVRYPAQRILVVRVGDYAHLVPFVEDDATVFLKTIIPSRKATRR; encoded by the coding sequence ATGAAGCGCTTTGTGTGGAGCGACGAGAAGAACGCACTCCTGCAAGAGACGCGGGGCGTGTCGTTCGAGGCTGTCGTGTTCCACATCGAGCGGGGCGACGTGCTGGACATCCTGGGACACCCGAACCCCGTGCGGTACCCGGCGCAACGCATCTTGGTGGTCCGGGTCGGCGATTACGCCCACTTGGTGCCGTTCGTGGAAGACGACGCGACGGTGTTCTTGAAGACGATCATCCCGAGCCGAAAGGCCACCCGGAGGTAG
- a CDS encoding antitoxin codes for MIDLDDEERELRESYDRGEWESVHDLVAEKARYTGYAREALRKDKRLNLRISSRDLEALQKRAVEEGLPYQTLAASILHKYVSGRLQERNG; via the coding sequence ATGATTGACCTCGACGACGAAGAGAGGGAACTGCGCGAGTCCTACGACCGCGGCGAGTGGGAATCGGTCCACGACCTCGTTGCCGAGAAGGCGCGCTACACCGGGTACGCCCGCGAGGCCCTGCGCAAGGACAAGCGACTGAACCTGCGCATCAGCTCGCGCGACCTCGAGGCCCTCCAGAAGCGGGCCGTGGAAGAAGGCCTCCCCTACCAGACCCTGGCGGCCAGCATCCTGCACAAGTACGTGTCGGGGCGGCTGCAAGAGAGGAACGGGTAG
- a CDS encoding toxin-antitoxin (TA) system antitoxin, with the protein MDTKTIDVRKKQIQLPELMRWVRAGTEVVLSEGDQPFARVVPIARAPEQRKPGLHPGAMTTADDFDAPLDDQFWAGK; encoded by the coding sequence ATGGATACGAAAACGATCGATGTCCGGAAGAAGCAGATTCAGCTCCCCGAGTTGATGCGTTGGGTTCGGGCCGGCACCGAGGTGGTCCTGAGCGAGGGGGACCAGCCTTTCGCCCGCGTCGTGCCCATCGCGCGGGCTCCCGAACAGCGCAAGCCCGGTCTGCATCCGGGCGCCATGACCACAGCCGACGATTTCGACGCGCCGCTCGACGATCAGTTCTGGGCCGGCAAGTGA
- a CDS encoding type II toxin-antitoxin system VapC family toxin, which produces MKLLLDTHAFIWWDSEPSKLGRRALDACCDPANTVLLSVASAWEMEIKRQLGKLALRMPLPEIIAQQRAANGIGLLDLQFPHVLQLGSLPTPHKDPFDRILVAQALVEGATLVTVDPAIEAYPVPVLW; this is translated from the coding sequence GTGAAGCTCTTGCTCGACACCCACGCCTTCATCTGGTGGGACAGCGAACCGTCCAAGCTCGGGCGCCGGGCTCTCGATGCGTGCTGCGACCCCGCCAACACGGTCCTGCTCAGCGTCGCCAGCGCCTGGGAGATGGAGATCAAGCGCCAACTGGGGAAACTCGCCTTGCGTATGCCACTGCCGGAGATCATCGCGCAGCAGCGGGCCGCGAACGGGATCGGCCTGCTCGACCTCCAGTTTCCCCACGTCCTCCAACTCGGCTCCCTGCCCACACCGCACAAAGATCCCTTCGATCGCATCCTGGTCGCACAAGCGCTGGTGGAGGGCGCCACGTTGGTCACCGTTGATCCCGCCATCGAGGCCTACCCAGTGCCCGTGCTGTGGTGA
- a CDS encoding DUF2442 domain-containing protein, which yields MTQENATTALPRAIGPGSAAEVTDISPHGLWLLAGGEELFLAFDAFPWFRHVRGAAARRVEEPGPGHFRWPDLDVDLTRDSILHPARQPLVSGQGAGAVHEPGT from the coding sequence GTGACACAAGAAAACGCCACGACGGCTCTCCCACGGGCCATTGGCCCCGGTTCTGCGGCTGAAGTCACCGACATATCTCCCCACGGCCTGTGGCTGCTCGCGGGCGGCGAAGAGCTGTTCCTGGCCTTCGACGCCTTCCCCTGGTTCCGCCACGTCCGGGGCGCCGCGGCCCGGCGGGTCGAGGAACCCGGCCCGGGCCACTTCCGCTGGCCCGACCTCGACGTCGACCTCACCCGCGACTCCATCCTCCACCCCGCACGCCAGCCACTGGTGTCGGGGCAGGGGGCGGGGGCCGTGCACGAGCCCGGGACGTAG